In one window of Campylobacter sp. DNA:
- a CDS encoding DUF805 domain-containing protein encodes MTFMESVQTCVKQKYAAFSGRASRSEYWWFFLFTVLGGIVLSLIDGVLGTTIGYNQIIAGKIVHQEIGIIDALFQLAMLVPAIAVSVRRLHDTDRSGWFFLLILTPIVGAFFGDIGLLVSFVGWIVLLVFFVQRGDSGSNRFGYDPL; translated from the coding sequence ATGACTTTTATGGAGTCCGTGCAAACTTGCGTCAAGCAAAAATACGCCGCATTTAGCGGGCGAGCATCAAGGTCGGAGTACTGGTGGTTTTTTCTATTTACCGTGCTTGGCGGGATTGTTTTGAGCTTGATAGATGGCGTTTTAGGCACTACAATAGGGTACAATCAAATAATAGCCGGCAAAATCGTCCATCAAGAAATCGGCATTATAGATGCGCTTTTTCAGCTAGCTATGCTCGTGCCAGCCATCGCCGTATCAGTCAGGCGACTACATGATACTGATAGAAGCGGCTGGTTTTTTCTGCTTATTTTAACGCCGATCGTGGGTGCTTTTTTCGGCGATATCGGGCTTTTGGTATCATTTGTGGGTTGGATAGTGCTGCTTGTATTTTTCGTGCAGCGCGGCGATAGCGGGTCCAATCGCTTCGGATACGATCCGCTATGA
- the hutX gene encoding heme utilization cystosolic carrier protein HutX, which produces MKERIEALFAQNPKISIAQICKELGAKEIDVLLNLPERFGKSAGGDKFGEVIRELESWGEVLFVKNTPSFIIEFKTKIPSGKSAQGYYNFGMGANGDEAHGLGILGGHLKTDEIDKIILVTQTFMGMLSKFVGFYDKAGENIFKIYVSRDEKGQLLAEQDAKFEALKAAI; this is translated from the coding sequence ATGAAAGAGAGAATCGAGGCGCTGTTCGCGCAAAACCCTAAAATTTCGATCGCGCAGATCTGCAAGGAGCTCGGCGCCAAGGAGATCGACGTGCTGCTAAACCTGCCCGAGCGCTTCGGCAAGAGCGCCGGCGGCGATAAATTCGGCGAGGTCATTAGGGAGCTTGAGAGCTGGGGCGAGGTGCTTTTCGTAAAAAATACGCCGAGCTTCATCATCGAGTTTAAAACCAAGATCCCAAGCGGCAAGAGCGCGCAGGGATATTATAATTTCGGCATGGGCGCAAACGGCGATGAGGCGCATGGGCTGGGCATTTTGGGAGGTCATCTAAAGACGGATGAGATCGATAAGATTATCCTCGTGACGCAGACTTTCATGGGGATGCTCTCGAAATTCGTGGGCTTTTACGACAAGGCGGGCGAGAATATCTTTAAAATTTACGTCTCGCGCGACGAGAAAGGACAGCTTCTAGCCGAGCAAGACGCGAAATTTGAAGCGCTAAAAGCCGCGATTTAG
- a CDS encoding NINE protein, whose product MGEDIWGSSSNPASLASIRRKSGEEKKPLDEKPQEQSENLDLAQEALAADDTIEQNSAAQNSIEQNSTSIRQNFAPQNSVEQNLAFAAQGLDEENSILRDSAATGSSEQDSNAKGLNSTENAMNSQNFTEQNSTWQNLASSNSDRISSTQSSAKAYDLNKAYAFYMFLGPFGAHRFYLGRIISAIFQLLGGLPFLIWLFLVVVTVMWTSIEGNDLLALINSSRPDLGVQASDLKDIEQGFFHFMVIFSVPNVLFLIWLISDFFRLPEMVRKLNVSVGAGAILYVYTDDAKEQSENLSTAKTTLYIAFGLEALNAVGRYIKNVDKVGALEGVGLISMICLAVGLYFLARAIRSTDLLSNAVIVGVSSAISAVSTIFVGFELFKPSVFMISIYCVCTAVYLIYQLLVSKELYDCSGEKNYLRAFYVIAATEIVTLVLIALDSQLFALVFAIGWLASVVLNVSAVYGTREITASKGGYGLANLAYHVRQMNRREF is encoded by the coding sequence GAATTTAGATTTAGCGCAAGAAGCTCTTGCGGCGGATGATACTATAGAGCAAAATTCTGCGGCTCAGAATTCTATAGAGCAAAATTCCACTTCCATAAGGCAAAATTTTGCTCCACAGAATTCTGTGGAGCAAAATTTAGCTTTTGCAGCTCAAGGCTTGGATGAAGAAAATTCTATTTTGCGAGATTCTGCTGCGACAGGCTCTAGCGAGCAAGATTCTAACGCCAAAGGCTTGAATTCTACCGAAAATGCTATGAACTCGCAGAATTTTACAGAGCAAAATTCCACTTGGCAAAATTTAGCTTCCTCAAATTCCGATAGAATTAGCTCTACGCAAAGCTCAGCTAAGGCTTACGATCTAAATAAAGCCTACGCGTTTTATATGTTCCTCGGGCCTTTCGGCGCGCATAGATTTTATCTTGGGCGTATAATTTCCGCGATTTTTCAGCTTTTAGGCGGGCTGCCATTTCTCATCTGGCTCTTTTTAGTAGTGGTTACTGTCATGTGGACGAGTATAGAAGGTAACGATCTGTTAGCGCTTATAAACTCATCTCGTCCGGATTTGGGTGTGCAAGCATCAGACCTAAAAGATATAGAACAGGGCTTTTTTCATTTTATGGTTATTTTCTCGGTGCCCAATGTTTTGTTTTTAATCTGGCTTATTAGCGACTTTTTTAGGTTGCCTGAAATGGTGCGAAAGCTAAATGTCTCCGTAGGCGCGGGAGCAATCCTGTATGTTTATACGGATGATGCTAAAGAGCAGAGCGAGAATCTATCTACTGCCAAAACTACCCTTTATATAGCGTTTGGGCTTGAGGCGTTAAATGCGGTAGGCAGATATATCAAGAATGTAGATAAAGTGGGTGCGTTGGAGGGCGTTGGACTTATATCGATGATATGCCTAGCTGTGGGGCTATATTTTTTAGCGCGCGCTATACGCAGCACGGATCTACTATCAAACGCCGTGATAGTCGGGGTTTCCTCGGCCATAAGCGCAGTAAGCACTATATTTGTAGGATTTGAATTGTTTAAGCCATCAGTTTTTATGATAAGCATTTATTGTGTATGCACAGCGGTATATCTGATCTATCAGCTGCTAGTTAGTAAAGAGCTTTACGATTGCAGCGGAGAGAAGAACTATCTAAGAGCGTTTTATGTTATTGCAGCTACGGAGATAGTAACTCTAGTCTTGATAGCGCTTGACTCGCAGCTTTTCGCTTTAGTATTTGCCATAGGGTGGTTAGCTTCGGTAGTTTTAAATGTTTCGGCGGTTTATGGCACTAGGGAGATTACTGCCTCAAAAGGTGGCTACGGCCTAGCGAATCTGGCGTATCACGTAAGGCAGATGAATAGGCGGGAGTTTTAG